One genomic segment of Sorex araneus isolate mSorAra2 chromosome X, mSorAra2.pri, whole genome shotgun sequence includes these proteins:
- the TRIB2 gene encoding tribbles homolog 2: MNIHRSTPITIARYGRSRNKTQDFEELSSIRSAEPSQSFSPNLGSPSPPETPNLSHCVSCIGKYLLLEPLEGDHVFRAVHLHSGEELVCKVFDISCYQESLAPCFCLSAHSNINQITEIILGETKAYVFFERSYGDMHSFVRTCKKLREEEAARLFYQIASAVAHCHDGGLVLRDLKLRKFIFKDEERTRVKLESLEDAYILRGDDDSLSDKHGCPAYVSPEILNTSGSYSGKAADVWSLGVMLYTMLVGRYPFHDIEPSSLFSKIRRGQFNIPETLSPKAKCLIRSILRREPSERLTSQEILDHPWFSTDFSVSNSGYGAKEVSDQLVPDVNMEENLDPFFN, from the exons ATGAACATACACAGGTCCACCCCTATCACAATAGCAAGATATGGGCGATCGCGGAACAAAACCCAGGATTTCGAAGAGTTGTCGTCTATAAGGTCCGCCGAACCCAGCCAGAGTTTCAGCCCGAACCTTGGCTCCCCGAGCCCGCCCGAGACTCCGAACTTGTCGCATTGCGTTTCTTGCATCGGGAAATACTTATTGTTGGAACCTCTGGAGGGAGACCACGTTTTTCGTGCCGTGCATCTGCACAGTGGAGAGGAGCTGGTGtgcaag GTATTTGATATCAGCTGCTACCAGGAGTCCCTGGCCCCGTGCTTTTGCCTGTCTGCCCATAGCAACATCAACCAAATCACCGAAATTATCCTGGGGGAGACCAAAGCCTATGTGTTCTTTGAGCGCAGCTATGGGGACATGCATTCCTTTGTCCGCACCTGCAAGaagctgagggaggaggaggcagccagACTGTTCTACCAGATCGCCTCAGCAGTGGCCCACTGCCACGACGGGGGTCTGGTGCTGCGGGATCTCAAGCTGCGGAAattcatctttaaggatgaagaaAG GACTCGGGTCAAGCTGGAAAGCTTGGAAGATGCATATATTCTGCGGGGAGACGATGATTCCCTTTCTGACAAGCACGGCTGCCCCGCGTACGTAAGTCCGGAGATCTTGAACACCAGTGGCAGCTACTCGGGCAAAGCCGCCGATGTGTGGAGCCTGGGAGTGATGCTCTACACCATGTTGGTAGGGCGGTACCCTTTCCATGACATTGAGCCCAGTTCCCTCTTCAGCAAGATCCGGCGTGGCCAGTTCAACATTCCAGAGACTCTGTCACCCAAGGCCAAGTGCCTCATCCGAAGCATCCTGCGGCGGGAGCCCTCCGAGAGGCTGACCTCCCAGGAAATTCTGGACCATCCTTGGTTTTCTACAGATTTTAGTGTGTCGAATTCAGGCTATGGTGCTAAGGAAGTGTCTGATCAGCTGGTGCCGGATGTCAATATGGAAGAGAACTTGGACCCATTCTTTAACTGA